From the genome of Mya arenaria isolate MELC-2E11 chromosome 5, ASM2691426v1:
AGCCTAAAGATTTTTCAGTGCATTTTTAACATGACTTTTGTAAGAACAAGTGAAATGTCAAACAAATCTGCGATGCACAATTTCCCATGTTAACCAACATTCCTATGAAAATTCATAAGTATAGTTACAACACTCTTAGAGCCACATGTGACacaatatttttacttttgagCGACAAAGTGAAATGTCAGACTCATTGCAGGAACACAATTGCCCATactgaccaacattcctatgTTTCATGTGTGTAGGTACAATACCTTTGGAGCTACATGCATCACAATAATTTGTGATGTAACCTTCCGAAATGTGACGTTCGCAACTCCTATAAATATGTAGATCTCTCTCTGGTGGTACAGTTAGCACAAGTTAACAACAAAGAGTGTTTATATAATgtacaatgatttattttatgattttcttTATGGAAATAAAATTGTCTATTACAGCAAAATACAGGTACATATGCTTCATGGAACATCCAACTAAAGTTTGTAACTGATTGGAACATACAAATTAAACTAGTTTAATATAGAAATGGTTTTGAGGTAATCCATCCATCATTAAGCAAAAAATAATCTACTggtaaagttttattttaaagtgacaaaatgttaagtttgaatgtttattaaagtttacACTAAGAGCTTTTTTATATAGATCTGTCATTTTAGGAACAACTAAATAAAACTGCTATTTAATCATAgttaaaaacttgtttaattacctttcaataatatcataataaacaagagatgtttgtcaaacattatgccccccctgagcgccatgttgtcaggattatatggacaattgaatgaaacatgcatggaccgaaatgacagctgatttgttgctgttttaagattatgaccattaaagtgtgaggataaagtgtgttatgaccgtcatgacctttgactctatgaactcaaaatccagagtcatcaactggtcaccagaaacctaaatgtcaagtttgagggccatgggtgcaggcattgtcaagttatcacaagacaagtttttttcgttccaggtcactgtgatcttgacctttgacccgatgaccccttaaatcataaggggtcatctacaagtcagatgcaactccaagtcaagttttatggccatgggttcaggcattgttgagttatcactcggacaaccttttaccattcaagatcactgtgaccttgacctttggctctatgaatcctaaaatcaataagggtgatctactggtcaggcttaacacccatgtcaagtttaatgatcatatgttcaggcattgttaagatatcagtgggggaagatttgttaacttttttgcgttaaaaggttactgtgacattgaccttggcctgatgacccccaaagtcgatagggttatttactgggcaggcccaaccttcatgtcaagtttgatgaccataggtccaagaattgtcgagtttgctttcaaggtcactgtgatcttgacctttgacccctaaaatcaataagggtcatctactggtcaggcccaacctccatgtcaagtttgagggccatgggtgcaggcattgttgagttatcacttggacaaccttttatcattcaaggtcactgttaccttgacctttggcccaatgacccctaaaattaatagggacaatcttctggccaggctcaacctccaaatcaagtttgagggccatgggtgcagccattgtcaagttatcactcggataaccttttaccattccaggtcactgtgaccttgacctttggcccaatgacccctttaATCAATaaggaccatcttctggccaggcccaacctccaagtcaagtttgagggccatgggtgtaggcattgtcgagttatcactcggacaaccttttaccattccaggtcactgtgaccttgaccttcgctcagatgacccccaaaaaccataggggtcatctcctggtcaggccaattctccaagtcaagtttgagggccatgggtgcaggcattgttgagttatcaatcggacaaccttttaccattcaaggtcactgtgaccttgacctttggcccaatgacccccaaaaacaataggggtcatctactggttaggcccaacctccaagtcaagtttgagggccatgggtgcaggcattgttgagttatcactcgaacaaccttttaccattcaaggtcactgtgaccatgacctttggcccaatgacccccaaaaacaataggggtcatctactggtcaggcccaacgtccaagtcaagtttgagggccatgggtgcaggcattgttgagttatcactcgaacaaccttttaccattcaaggtcactgtgaccttgacctttgacccattgagcccaaaaaacaataggggtcagctactggtcaggcccaacctccatgtcaagtttgagggccatgggtgcaggcattgtcatgttatcactctgacaaccttttaccattcaaggtcacggtgaccttgacctttggcctgatgacccccaaaaacaataggggtcatctactggtcaggcccaaccttcatgtgaagtttgatgaccatacgtccaggaattgttgagttatcactcggacaagctttggtctaccgacggaccgaccgcccgacatgcctgtgcaaagcaatatacccctcttcttcgaaggggggcataaaaagtcaTTATGGTGCTATTCAAAAAATGTAATCCacgcaaaaataatatatggttaatcaatatgaattaaaaataaaaataatctaaaatgcactaacacatatttgcatcctaatgatggatggttTTCCTTATAGATGATCACATGTATCAGACTAACTTGAATAACTTGTTGCATAATAGTTCTGGTTACAGTACAATTCACAGCTAAAAAGTTACTCTAtgcatattattttatacaaaaaaacaatgaaacataatgaaacaagaggccaaaaagggcctatgctctactggcatggcttttgtggtcatatcaatccagagcatgtatgtatgggtaaaaggcaacagacatatagtttatgttttgtgtttgggttacctgaaaacgtagcacgttcaacatctgagcccagaaagtattgtaagcagattagttgcatgaactattttaatatgtgccaagtaaaagtcatctgacaaaaaaaaaatgctttcaaaactgtactcatagtaaaaatttctgtagttttaaacgttaaaataaaagcgccgcaatgcgacgaaaccaggattttgttatgggcaatcagaaattatagccaattaatttgttgtatgactttatctttacttttatcaaaaagagacaTAACTGAAAATTACTCTAATTAAGTTTCTTATGTGTAAAGAgacgtaactgaaaattactcTAATTAAGTATCTTATGTGTTTAGTTTCGCTTCAACATTCATACTAAGTCtcatgtgaatatcttttaCCTACTTTTTTAGCATATGACAATGATTTAACTTTCTGCAAGCCAACATCACTGAATAccaatgacaatttatttttacaaagcaaaatgtttaatctgattattaacacttttataaaatgcaaatgtcAATTTCAATGTAAATTCACTGTTTGCTGAgcaatatttgagaaaatggctttacatatttaaaatcatattcaatGATAACACACTCTTATTTTGTCAAGCCGATTATATTAAAGATgttatataacatttcaaaattgccctttctgagtctgagtctaaaaCTCAGAGTCATGATGATAGTGAACACAGACCCTGCTTCACTTCAAAGGCATGCATGTTCTTGTaaaatattctcaaaaaatCAGTTGTctgctttttgaaaaaaaccttAAGTTTTTAACTTACACTCAACAAATCAAGTACCTTGACCTTCTTCCCCACCCTCAAAAGCATGTTCAAtttgcagcttcatataagctatattcacactaagattcatcactatccatcaattctaactaagttgttgggcagaaaaacatttttctatttttagaaacagtgaccttgatcccgcctcccaagctagctcttcacataagctaccttcgctctaagtttcatcaatatctatcaatgctaactaaagttattgggcagaaaccattattctattttaagttacagtgaccttgaccatttttctattttaagtaatcgtgaccttgaccttagcccctccccactcaaaagcaatcccaagctagctcttcacataagcaacttgcacaccaagtttcatcaatatcggtcaatgcttactaaagttattgggcagaaaccatttttctattttaagtaacagtgaccttgaccttagcccctcccccctcaatagcaatcccaagctagctcttcacataagctacctacccaccaactttcgtcaatatctatcaatcctaactaaagttatttggcagaaaccatttttctatttttagtaacaggcgaccttgacctttgcctcaccccctcaaaagcaatcccaagctaactcttcacataagctacctacacaccaagtttcatcaatatctgtcaatgctaactaaagttattgggcagaaaccatttttttattttaggtaacagtgaccttgaccatttttctattttaagtaatagtgaccttgaccttaagcccctccccactcaaaagcaatcccaagctagctcttcacataagcaacttacacaccaagtttcgtcaatatctatcaatgctaactaaagttattgggcagaaaccatttttctatttttagtaacagtgaccttgacctaagccccacccccctcaaaagcaatcccaagctagctcttcccataagctacctacacaccaagtttcatcaatatctatcaatgctaactaaagttactgaacagaaaccaatgtttgacgccggCCCGCCCgtccgcccaacgacaacctcattcttataacccggttttcgttgaaaacctggttaacaaGAACAAGTAGACCTCAGTACAGAGCTAGGTAcctaaaaaatattgaaaaggaAATATACAGTTTGTCTGTTATTGTATTTAAGTACAAGAGCTTGtctatatataacaaaattagaCAGATATTCACTGTCAGATGCCATATAAAGTAGTGATTAAATTAGatgctttctgggcttgctcaaaatCTGGGTTTTATACAGAAAGGCTGTGTTCAAGGTAATGCCATGTAGTAGAACATGAATtagggcttgttcatccaaaagactaatttcgatgactTATAAAGTGATCAGAATTTTGAGTAGTTGTTTTCATGTTTGCTTTACTGGACAATAATATCTGTGTGCTAATGTCTCAACCAACAGGATCGTCAGATTCATTTCTGAGTTAATCATATATAGGGCTTCAAAACAAAACCACCCTACAAAGTTTTGTCATAGATTGAATTTATACAGTGATTTATTCAGCAATTTACTCCCCATCCCCAATGGGTAGTGTAGAGACATTCAAGCCAACACTTAAGTATTCTTAGGTcactacatgtattttgataagTTCACTATCCATGTGTTTTAACATGCCTATAAAACATCTTGTATCAGAGTTTATGTTGTAGGTTTAGGGTGGGTTCTCCACATCTGCGCCCAAGTCTAACTGTCGAAACTTgtcaaagttgtaaaaacacGCCCGCACTACTCTTCGTCCAAAGTACCTTCCGTTCAGGTCAATAATTGCtggaaatacaaacaaataatatttaaaaatgtacttttactcccaaataagatgtaccgcaaacaatacaattgtttagGTTACCAAAAAGGATGGATACTTCTGGTTCtaattaagtttaatttgaaagagaggtgcagaaaacatggtatttctaccttatgagacaatagttgatcactgtaagtATAtgtaggacccaccagtcattaaACATTTgtgcgttttctgctattaaatacacagttacaatcttgttatcaggaatttatattttccacaaatgcattatttagaaagtagcTTTATcccttaaattttatatatgttatacatgtgtatatattgattttaaatgtcactttaaaagcaaacatttaatatttacaaataaaatatgttatggaGAAACCATCATGGTGCAAAGAATCATGTCTTTACAAATGTAAACTTTGAAGGTTTTTAACCATCTTTACATATTTCTTCACAGAAACCCCAACTGCGGAACCAGTCAGTCAtctaatatttgtgtgtttacagctattaaaataaatggttacaaattgttatcagtaatgaaagctttgacaattttctttttttcttgcatttttatcatctggtgtctagcccctttaattaAGAGCACCAGAATTTGGTTTCTTTTTAGGAAAGCTACTGAAATCAACTAGTAGTAACTGTTACCTTTGATCGCTGAGTCGATCCTGTCAAACTCCACAAATACTCTAACAGACTCATCTTCAGTGGTGTCAGGCATCTGGAAAACAATATCAAAGCTTACATCATGAAGTTGACACTAAGACTAAGGCAGTGGTCTAAATAAGCACAAGACCTGCACTTGCAAAATACTTTCCAGGCTTCCCCAAACTCtggatattaaagctgcactttcacagattgacaggttttttttagtttttatctttgtcaatgcctttaattcagtcataaaagataactcacaatagaacaagTCTCAATAGTTTGAAAATTGCTAAAAAAACTCAATTTAAAaggcttttagccataaaatatatattttcgaaAGTAAATTTGAataactgcgatctgatatttagTCTTGTATTACTGGTTTCCAGAGATTTACGCAAAATtaggctcatttcaagacaaaaaattaacaaagttgtcaaaacagtctgtgagagtgcagctttaaatagcaAGGAAATTGAAACTTTCGATACCAGGAACTTGTCtcatttcaatgactgccaTCTAACACAAGCTATTTTATCCAAAGGCTTTCaaggttatttttttctgaaaatgctTCACATTGATTTCGAAGAAGTAGTAACAAATTCGCTTATCTTGTAATACAAGATTATTGTACAACTAGAAATGTAACCCATACATGTGGTCTGTCTGTACAATCAAGCTACAGCGCTCTTTAATGGTCCTTCGACATAACCTGTGACACGTTAACTTCACCCTATTTATTATCATCCTAAAGAAATCCATCCCATAAGCACTTTGTAAAATCTCTTCGTCGTGCAATAAATAGATAATAATCTTTACACATACAAGGCGAGGCTTAAAGCTATACACTCAGAGATTAACCGTTCTGACAactttttagttattttttgtcttggaatgaggctCTTTTTTCGTTTATGTCTGGGATATAACTTTTTGTtaccagtcttatatcactggtttccagacatgcacaaaaaaatgactcattccaagacaaaaaataaaaaatctgtcaaAACTATTGATCTGTGAAAGTTCAGCTTTAAGAACTGGTGTTTAGAGTATGTTGAATATGTACCCACCTCGAATATGAGACACTTGATGACCTTGCCATACTTTCCACACTCCTCTAATGTCTCCCCCTCCAAATCACCATCAACCTCCCCCGGGCCTACCAtgttctgaaaacaaaatgggAAAACCCTTAGTAAATCCTTTGCAAAATCAGACCCTCACAGAATCATTCATAGAATAAATTGgtagaaatagttttaaattctggtaatgttttttttttaattgtaaatatatatttgacaaatcAAAGGTTAATATCTGGCCTTTCTGAGAACAAAATGGAAAGgcttttttttgttgttttaaatagcTAACATATGATGCTGACAATAACAGCCACTGTTCCTTaatttttgtgttatatttcacgacttaaaaatgaaaatattcatacaaCAATGACAGGACAAAAATTACCCTTAGCAGTACGACTTTTGTTGGATTTCTTAATACATTGGCATTAGTTTGAACCTCTCTCGGTGTATCTGAAATTAGTACATAAATATCATACCATCAACCATCCCTTTATACTTAAATTTACAATATACGTAAACTATATTCATTTACTTGGAATGAAActttcaatttcattattttctctGACAATTAAATTCCGATACACTGAAAAATACTTAATACTGAAACTCCTTAATTTACGATACATTTCATGCAAAATCATCTATGAAGACACCTGTGGAACTAAATGCCAAATGGTTACATGTCAAGCCTGTTTAAGGTGCCTTTGACTCAAATATACTGCTCTTCTAT
Proteins encoded in this window:
- the LOC128236301 gene encoding splicing factor 45-like; amino-acid sequence: MPRYGYKEGQGLGKSEQGMSKIIHERDLPKDTPREVQTNANVLRNPTKVVLLRNMVGPGEVDGDLEGETLEECGKYGKVIKCLIFEMPDTTEDESVRVFVEFDRIDSAIKAIIDLNGRYFGRRVVRACFYNFDKFRQLDLGADVENPP